Within the Trachemys scripta elegans isolate TJP31775 chromosome 4, CAS_Tse_1.0, whole genome shotgun sequence genome, the region GTTTTGATAAACACCTTACACATCGGTGACCTGGAAGAACCTTTACACTGTTTTTGGCTATGCTGCTGGCATGAAATTCTTGATTCCACCCCAGCACAGACCCCTTTTTCCTACCCCCCTTCCCCGTTAGTTACTCTGAAGGATGTTATGCTAGAATTTCACTGAGTAATAATCACTTTTCTACTTAGCACTTTCCTTACAGCACATTTCACATCcctgttcctcaggctgtagatcaGGGGGTTCAACATGGGGATCACTATCGTATAGAACACGGAGGCTATTTGATCTGTATCCAGTGAGTAGCTGGCGCTGGGTCGCAAATACATGAAGAAAATGGTCCCATGGAACATAGTAACAGCTGTCAGGTGGGAGGCGCAGGTGGCGAACGCTTTACGCCTGCCCTGGACAGAACGAATCCTCAGCACAGCAATTACAATAAGAATGTACGAGATGATGATGATCAGAAACGTGCTCATTTCAAACAAACTGCCACAGGTAAAGAGTAGCCTCTCGTTGACAGAGACATCACTGCAGGAGAGTTTCAGGAGAGAGGTGAGATCACAGTAAAAGTTATTGATGACGTTGGAATCACAAAAGGATAATCTCTGCAAACTGCTTGTGTTTATCAAAGAGTTAATCAAGCCCGAGAAATACGACCCAACCACCAGCGTTATGCAGACCCTCTTGGTCATGGTGACCGTGTAGAGCAGTGGATTACAGATGGCCACATAACGATCATATGCCATCACAGCCAGGAGGAAGATCTCAGCGGTGACAAACACAACAAAGAAGCCATATTGCATAATGCACCCGCTGTAAGAAATGGCTTTGCTCTCCACTAAGAAATTGACCAGCATATTGGGAGCAATGGTGGAGGAATAGCAGACATCTAGGAAAGACAAGTTGctgaggaagaagtacatgggcgTGTGGAGTTGGGGCTCGATCTGAATTACCAAGATCATCCCTATATTCCCCAGCAGGGTGATGAGATAGATGAGAAAAAAATGTGACAAAAAGAGGGACCTGCAGCTCCACACAATCTGTTAATCCAACGAGAATGAACTTGGTCACTGTGGTGTGATTGTCTCCAGTCATTCGTGTTAACTTCCTCGTTATCTGCAGGGaaaaataattaatcataatGCTTGTAGCAACTGATTTCCATTTATACAGTGCtctgtgcaggctctgggcttttGAGTGCCCCATCTTCCTGTGAGTGCGGGCAATAGCTGCAAGAACTTCATAGAGCAGGCAGTGGACAAATTAAAACAGTCTGGAATGCATAGCGACGTATGACCTTAACGTACATAGTGTATCTGTAACCCACTAGTTAGCATGCGTTATGTGTGTCACATTCACTGCCTGATGTACAGAGGATGTGCTTCTGTTATAGCCCATTGCTTCAATGGCTGGTTCTTTAGCCAAACTGTAGACACTCCTGCTTTGCATTCTAgagagtcccagttcagtgcctctTGTTGGTTAACATAATAACTGTCACTCAAATTAATTATTGGAACATCATCAATTGTATGATCATGATGCAGTCCTGAAATAGTATATTCTTATAAATAAATCTAAATCCTTCAATCGACAAGTTGTTAGACTCCATTGTGACTGCACAGTAGTTAATGCATTTACTCTCAAAATAACCCAGTGGTAGAGGGTGCAGAATTTGGCTTAGTGTCCCTTAAAACCATTCACATGAAAATGAGTATGTAGACAACATTCAGCACACGAAATATAACACCACAGAGTACTAATGAAAACGAGCTTGCATGGACAGTGATTTAGAAATAAATTACTATGTGAATTGTTTCAAAGACTATGACACTATCAATAGTGTTTTGTTAATACACTTTACTGCGAAGGGGACATTTTCAGTTaagtaaaataaaagggaaaaagacCTAAAAAGTTGTTTTGAGAAACCAACCACTGCCCCAGATCCACCCAAGACTGgtaatttccattgaaataggGAGGACCTGGGTTGGGTTATTTAGGGAGAAATAAATGGTTTGACACTGTGTTAAATTTTTAAAGgacatattttttaattaattttaactcagaAATGTATTAACAGATGCAATAgcaaattctcagaaaattcattctttaGTTAGAGCGTAGTGCTGTAAATACAAGGACGACATGGCTTAAATATGTCAAGAGGCAACAACTGGACAAAGACAGATTaataggggagtacaaggaaacaaggagTTAATAAGATCAGCATGGAAggcagtgatctcagcacaccaCAGTGAATCTCTGCTTAAGTGGAAGCAAACTCGGCCTTATCTGTGGCATTACCTCCACGCTATACAGTGCATACTTTGTACCTGGAGCCACATGGACATTTTTTTCAGTGTTGCAGAAAAGTGAGTTTGTCATTTAGTGCTCCTTTACTGGTTAGAAATATATGGATAATTTTCATGTCAGGtgcatatatatctatattttgCACTAAATCCTGATCTTATTAAAGACAAGTGGCAAAACTTAATTGACTTAAAACTATCTGAACTCTTATGATGAATCTTCAGAAGGGGAAAGAATTAAGATGGCATCTGTATCTTTAACTTTGGGTTTCCTAACTCTTCAATAAAACTGTCTGTCATCTATGTAGCCCTTTGCTTTGTTTAGGACCAGAATGTGATATATTGGTACCCATGTTGAGTGGAGGTGGttggatttatttaaaatgcatttttgcagaaaattttcagTGTAGTCTAACTTCCTCTGAtgtgtcaggggaaaaaaaaaggaaaacaaaccccaaatatTTGGGGTGGGACATTTTCAATGTGTTGTGAAATTTGGAACCTAAAACCCTACAgattttcataacattttttcaaacccaaaatatttacatagagAGGAGGGgcactgctgttttgtttttgtttttttgtaaaaactGCAATGGTGATGcatgaaatttcccacaaaatttaaaatgtaattaattatcattaaaattatataaattaattataatttaaaatctcCAACCAGGTCTAATGCTGCCTAATACTTTATCCCATGACTAACCAATGTAAATGAATGGTGCAATCTGAGGATTAAATTACTTCCCAACAAGAGAGATTTATCAGAATCTTGTCCATCATGAATAATTTCTGCACCATTTGCTTCCTATTATTTCAGCTTTCCGGCCTGCTAGCTACATTTCACTTCGACTAACCAATAAATAAGATAAAATAGGGTTACATTAAAAAGAAGATGCTTCTAGCTCAGGAAAATACAGTGGTTTATTTATCCCCGTGAAACCTACCTGCTGATGAAAGCTGGCATTTACTGAAAGACCTCGAAGGATTTACATTAGTAAAAGGACGGAGTTTTAAGATGAAGTGTTTATTGCTAGCTTATAAAGCCAAGACAGATTCCCTGGAGTTTTCAGATTTCTTGATGACAGAATCGCACAATTACGTAACTAGACTCGTGGTGCAGCCAGAGATTTTGGGTACAGAATAATTGCCCTCAGATCTATTGTTCTGTTGGGAGCGGGGGTGCGAGAAGAGATTTTTACTCACATGCCCACtatttctattcctgttttcttgCACAAGGATCATTGATCTTCCGCATTTGGGTGGAAGGAGGCCTAAAATAAAGCTCCAATTTCTGATTCTATTCTGTATAGATCaacatcaccataatatctgagcaccgaCCAGCAGTGTATTAAGCTAACATGTTAGCATCACACTGttattatgtttattattattattattttcagagCAGCCAGCAGTGTGCAAGGTGTTTCAAAATTAAATCAGAATCACatgttccctgccccaaggggCGTACAATCTCAGTATTAGACAAGAACCAATAAAGGCATGCAACAGATAGTCTGGAAAATATTGCTGTAAAGCGTATGATTCTTATCTAACTAGTGAATAAATGGCCAGAAGAAACCCTACATTAACACAGAGTTCTGGTTGCCCGATGATGGCTCGTGCCATTCCAGAATGTTgaattcagcaaaactcaaacttgtgaataccaggaaatacaaagttcAGGGAAATGCCCACACAACCGTAACTCTGCCCACTGGAGCTGGTAATAACCACTGGGAATGATTTGCTTGCACTCCAGCTGCATTGACTGTACTGTATGGTAGATGTACGGAATGGCAGAGGAATAAGTTggagcagcttggaagtgctgtgATTGTGATATGTGGAGATCTGGGGATTCGTCTGAGAAGCATCCTAGAGCTGTGACTGAGATATGACAAGACATGGATCTCAGTCCTCCAGTGTGTGTGATCGAAGGAAAGGAGTCATATcaatcaatggttctcaaccagggtacgcGCAgccctgggggtacatcaactcatctagatattggcCTAGTCTTACAACAGATTACATGAGAAGTGCtaacgaagtcagtacaaactaaaattataTACAGACAATGGCTTCTTTATACTGCTCTCTGTACTATATCGGTGTTTCTCAATGGGAGGGGTGCaatctattttataattatatgattaaaaaggagaaagtaagcaatttttcagtagtagtgtgttgcgacacttgtatttttatgtctgattttgtaagcaagtagtttttaagtgacatGAAACTTGGGTGTACATGAGACCAAATCCACCCCTGGAAAGGggtccagtagtctggaaaggttgagaactcctgataTAAATCATAAAAATATAGCACTGGATAGGACCTCaatagttcatctagtccagtccccttcactgaggcaggaccaagtattatctggaccatccctgacaggtgcatGTGTCCCTTAAGGCTACATCATTTCAATACCAAATTGAGTAGGTTATGTCAGTAGCAGGGCAGCGGGTTTTTCTTGTCATGGGTATTGTCAATAGTGAGGCAGGAGACAAGAGCAGTCTGTAGATTTAATGTTGGGTAAGGAGAAGTATAGAATCTGTTAAGTTTAagaaaagctctttggggctagGGTATCTCTGGAACTCTGTGATCAAATGGCCCCAAATTTGGGTTTGTAGCAGAGCCCCATACCCccatgaggcacaccaaattgTGAGGCAATCTGAGTAACTGTGGTGTAgcttttagagcacttagaacagTCAagttttaaacagaaagctggtctTAACTATAGCTGAGTTCTCATTCTGCTATAGTATTGGGTgtttcaatttttgggtgcccaagctGAGACCTCTTAGAAAGGTTTTAGAGGGCAGGTGCTCAGTGCTGTCTGATAACCCAGTCCCGGGAAGTGGTCTCAGGTTGGGAACTGAAAAATGGAAGCATCCAAAATCAGTACTCACTTTTCAAATGTAGACCGGTAAGTATACAGCTAGGTGGCTACTTTGGTGTAATACGTGATCTTATCTACTCTTATTGCTCCTTCAGTAGCCGCACAtctcacaatcttcaatgtacTTACTCCCCTGTGAGATAGTCTCTCTGGGCCTgacttccccagctgtaaaatgggaataagagCACGTCCCtaaggcctgttctacactaggaattttaattagaaaaatccactcccctgagGGATGTAGCTGTACCGAcccaacccccagtgtagacagtgcttggtcaaggaagaattcttctgttgacctagctatcgCCTCGCGGGGAGACTGATTATCTGCACCAACGGAAAACCCCTCCCATAAGCATAGGTAGTGCTTACACTGTAGAACTTCAGGAATACAGAGGTGCCTCCATAGcatttcatgtgtagacaagccctgcgACCAAGATTCTTAAAGGAATTTAGGCCCCTAACCCACATTGAAAAACTGGTTCTCAGTGACCTAATCAAGGTCACATGGCAGGAACTTGAACTCAGACCTCATTAGTCTTAGGTTGGCCAATGGGTCATCCTTCCTCttgcatgtgtgtgtacacaatgatgtttgtctgtctgtctatccacaCATCGATCTGTCTAGCTACCCATCCAGCCCTGTGCATAACCATCAATCTGTCAGTCTATCTACAAATATACCTCCACATATACACTGTACTTTATTTCCTTGTAAAGTGATGGTTGGTGTGGGATGTGGGTACTGAGGTGATAAACCAAAAAAATTACATTCTTGATATCATCTCTTTGTGTCTCTTGATACACTAGCTGACACAGTTTGGtagcaaatgaaacaaatgaGGAAGATACTTATTCTTGCAGACATCACATAACAATGCATAATGGAAAAGCTGTAACACTGTTACTGGACATTGTTATCAAGTGAAATTACACCTTCCTGCATTATCTGGCTCAAGTTTCCATTTCTTTATTGTCTTCTCCTGTACATCAAATAATGAAGGATATTTCTGCATGTTGACTTAATGACTTAGAACTAGCTCATGCTTGTGCTCCAATACTGATCAGTAAAAAAGTCCCCATATTTACATACAGCGAGGAATAATTTTCTGATATATTGTTCTCCTCAAGGCGTCCTTcacctccttgttcctcaggctgtagatcaGGGGGTTCAGCATGGGGATCACCAGGGTATAGAACACAGCCACCACTTTATCCTGATCTGCTGAGTTACTGGAGCTGGGGCGCAGATACATAAAGAAGAGAGTCCCATACAGCAGAGCAACGACCGTCAGGTGGGAGGCGCAGGTGTTGAAGGCTTTGCGCCTGCCCTTAGAAGAGCAGATCCTCAGGATGGCAAAGATGATATATGTGTAGGAGACaaggatgatcacaatggttacAATGGTTGCTATAGCTGCAAAGGTGAAATGCACCAGCTCATCGATGCGAGTGTTGGAGCATGAGATCTTTTGGAGAGGAgggatgtcacagaagaaatgatCAAGGACATTGAAGTGGCAGAAGGACAGAGAAAACAAAGAACTAGTGTGGGTGATTGCATTGGCAAAAGCATAGAGATAAGAGCCCACCACCAACTGGATGCAGACTCTCCTGGACATAACTACATGATAAAGCAATGGTTTGCAGATGGCTACAAAGCGATCGTAGGCCATCACTGCCAGGAGGCAAAGCTCGGTGTTGGcacaaagagagaggaagaaaaactgAACCACACACCCTGCAAAAGAAATGTCTTTAGTCTCTGTAGAAAAGATGACCAGTGTCTTTGGGGCAATCACAGAGGAGTAGCCAATATCTAAGAGAGACAAGCTGCTGAGGAAAAAATACATGGAGGTGTGGAGTCGGGGATCAACATGGATTAACATGATCATCCCTAGATTCCCCACCAGGGTGCAGAAATAGATGAAGGAGAATGCCATGAAGAGGATGATTTGCAGCTTTGGATTTTCTGTTATTCTCTGGAGGATGAAGCCAGTCACTGTGGTATAATTCCCCAATGCCATTTATCTTGTAGATTCTCTCTGTGACCAAAGAAGAGGCAAATGAGGGGACGGAACAATGGTTATCTCAAAATATCTCCCATGGCTCCTCTGATGTACAGTAAAGGTTGGTGTTTTCCCTTGTCACAGAAATGAGATATGAAAGAGAATATTTAATAGGGGAGTAATGTGTAAAGCTAATTGGAAaatggggttttattttattccatttcccatggaaaattccgTGTTTTCAGGGGGAAATAACATAAAATAGTTCCGCCGTAATCTGATATATTTTGTCTGAAATCGGAAGTATTTTGACTGTGAATTGTGCaccatggaagatgtagtccaagCAGTGAGCCCTGCCTATGGAAGAGAATGGGAACATGAGGAACTTGAAGTACAGCTCCCATTAGATACCATGGCAACATTCCCAattcattaaattattattttggggggacaaacagctgaaattttccatggaaaatttgaatgaaaattatttttgattgtttgtttttaattttgtcttgCAATTTTGCATAGAAAAACATTCATATTTTCCTACTTCCTTGGGATTGAGTGTTCCCACTCCCTCTATGAGGGTCTGAACCAATACTGATGGAAGCCAAAggcagtttttccattgactacaTGCACTTTGGAGCAGGCCCTTTAAGAAAACGATGAAACCTGCTATTGACAGCTAAAAGAGGGCAAAGGGATGAACGGTTGTATTCCATGTATTTGAACTTTCTGAACTCCCTGATACAAGATATTTTCAAGGCAACTAACAATTATACATTTATGTGAActaagagggggaaaaacacaccctcctttttttaatgaaatgttaaaTATGGGATTTTTCAATGCACCAAACCGGAATATTAAAAGCAGAGACTCAAAGCACAGGCCTGTGTTGTTTAAGCAAAATAACCAGGATCGTCAGCTTGAAGGCTGCAGCTGTCTCATAAAGCTCTGCTCATGTTCTGGCCAACAGAGGCATGACAAACAGCCACACTGTGAGAGCCCGGGTTACAATGAGCTCTGTGCTGTTTTTCTGTGGATTATGCTGTCCTGACAGTCTAGATCCTGCAAAGGGCACATCCATCCTTCCTGGCTGACCTCAATGGAGGTTAGGTTTTCAGCTCCCCGCAGGATCAGTGCTCAATATGCTCGCACAGCAACCTAGCGTGCAAAAACGCAACATGAGAGATGCAATGGTCCAAATATGTAAAAACCTGTCCTCCCTGTTTGTCCCTGAGATTTTCATGTTTGCAATTAAAGGAAGCCAGATATCTAGCTACTCAATAGCCCCCTTGTTCCAGTCAGTCTGAAGACAAAAGCTATCATGTGTACAAACCCTTATAGGGAAAAGATGGATTTTCACGACTTCACAGGTGAGGCAGTGTAAGAAATGGCTCGGCCTTTGACTCACCGTGGAATGGCACGTCACATTACCCAGTGCTGGATAACTAGGGACTGAAGGGCCTATGGAACTGCAGAACGACCAGCAAATTAAACCGGAggtgatcttttaaaaaataaagtgtttaCATTAACTAATAAGCCAAACTCTGTCCAAACCCAGGTCTGCTTTGTGTATAAACCCTAGGTAAAATCCAGGGCATTCAGGCCAACATGGAGCTGCTGTTTGAAGCATCTCATGTAGGTTTTTCAAAAGAATATATGAAAGTTAGATGTACTGATCCATTTGAAATTAAGTGAGAGCTGGGCATCCAACTATCCATGGCATTCACCTGCTTCTCAGTAGCATGACAACTGCACAGCTCACAACCTTCAATGTGTTTAGCCTCACTACACGCCTGTGAGGTCAGGAATTATGACCGTCCCCAATTCacaagtgggaaactgaggcacgatgAGATAAAGCAAATTGTGAAGATAACTCAGGAAAGTCTTTGGCAGAACAAGTAGTTGAATCCTGGTCTACCAAGCACCTCGTTCCATGGGAATATCCTTATGCCACATTCCCTTACCCTCCTCTGAACATCCTCACCCTAGTTTAGGCTTTTTCCACTGCAGTTTCCTGTGCCTCCCATACATTATTCATTGTCTTTAGACTTTAAAGACCTAAAAGACATCTGTGCCAGCTTTAGATGCCTTAACAGATGAGTAGAAACACAATCcacaacaaaatagcaaatgcaaGTGCAGCGAACAACTCAGCCAACAGAAAATACATCCGGACACAAACGTACTCTCATCTGATTTCCTGCAAAAGATGAAGATCTCTTGTAATCAGAAGTTGTGGGGTTAGATCCGGAGATGGTATAAACTGGAATAGTTTGAGGATTTGTAAATCAAGCACTTTAATATTTTCAGGgcatttttgttttaagtctttgacaaataaaaaaaaatacatgatgaACAATATATGTGCATAAATATTCTCTCGTTTCTCCTGGGATATGTGTTGTGTGCTCAAACTACCTCTCCAGGGCAACTTCTTGTTACTTTCTGATTCAGGTTACATTTGCTCACCAATGGCTGTGCAAGttgctggccctttggggagcgGTCTCCCAACCCCAGGACTCTACATATGCAAAAAATCCAGCTCCCTTTTGGGGGTTACcctgtgtttccccctcccagcactgagtccttccctgcccccttttcctcgagggctgtggtctgtgctcTCTGGGCTAAGAGTGTCTACTCTTGGATCAGAAGCACCTTTTCCCAGCATCTTTCCcaccactgctctctgtgtctcaccaGCCTGGAGGAAAACCCGGCTCCCCCACATCAGCCAGGTCATTTCAGTTCTCACAAACTACCACCTGGAAATTTCCTGGTCTCAACTCCTCTGTTATCACAGGCATTGGAGCTGCATCTTGATGTAAAGAGACACcgttactttccaaaaacttatcagaaatagcatcctgaaaaactgggacctggattggagtcccctctgccaccccttctctgtccctgagaagtcagctgtgGGACTGTTCCCCTCCAGGAGGTCGGTTACACAGTTCCCTCTCAAAACCTGGGCCATGGGCTGAGTGCACAGATGCTGACTCAGCCATTTGGTCCTGGGCATCGTCTCCCAAGTGACTGGTGTATGCAGTGCAAATCTTGCTCATTACAACAAGCTGTGTATTTCACCCTCTTTCTGCAccactgtgatgggatccccggggtgcagcctgggactgtgggaccattGTGCCCCCacaactctccagcctgggctgtctctcacaatgctttgctagtaaCAAGCAgcaacccctccaggtgctgtgatcactcagcacaactgcatgtggagccccacacccagctgattgcatgaatgctcccagagccactcatgaatcacacagagaaaggtaccagccaaatccccccagatACCAGCCTTGCAcatcaggaatataccatcttgcactgctcaagacgagcagtgAAAATTTATTAATGGGTTCTCCacatcatcaatggaaagtggatctACACCAACCTTTGTAAAACCTAAGCACATTTACCAgtcacttcaggcaaactcactggtctAGATAAACAGTTAAATGAATGTTTtactgacaaccatacaacacaatctcataacttcatatgcactaaagaTATTCATATTTAGATAGAGAAATGACCTTCcccagatcataacctttccccatataccttacaaggcatgctttatatgccagatcacaattatatataaatgaggaatatggagCTACAGGGGCTCCCCCAAGTTATAGAGTGTCACCCGATGTTTATCAGATAAcgttcagaaaaacatccagtcttgatttaaagatgtcaagtgATAGGGAATCCATCAAAACCCTTGGTAAGctattccaatagttaattaccctcactgtttaaaaatggcacttcatttctagtctgaatttgtctagcttcatcttccatcAATTGGATCTTGTACTGCCCTTTTCTCCTAGACCAAAGAGAAGTCACCATCAGAAATTTATTCCTCATAGGGATACTTGGAGACGGTGATCAAGTCACCATTAAaatttctcttggataaactaaatagattgagcttcttaagttTCTCAGTAGAAGGGATGTTTTCCAGTCCTTGAATGTTTCTTGGAGCTCTCTACTGAACCTTTTGTCAACTTCTTTTTGAAGTGCGAACACCAGACCTAGACATGGTATTCCAGTAACAGTCTCATTAATGCCACAGACAGAGATAATACCAACTGCCTGCTCTTATTTAATAGTTCCCTGCTTTTACACCTGCTAATGCTTTAAAGAGGCTGTTTCGTAATGATCATGCACCTGATAGCCACCTAACTGGTCAGAGTGCATGACCCTGCCActcaggaaggatggtcttgcagtTAAAGCATTGGAGTGGGATTCAGGAAATGAGAGTTTAATTCCTCCCTATGGGACCTTGGACCGATAGTTTAGTTTAGTTCTCCAtctttttctatttagattgtaactcttcaggtctgggaccaTGTCTTGCTGTGTGCCGATACTGTGCCTAATAAAATGGGGGCCAGGTCTCTCATCTTGGTTTGGGCGTCTGGATGCGACTTTATCACAAAAAAATAATACAAGTCAATCGCATCCAGGCACAGCTTTCTTTACAAGTATGATGAGTCAAAAATATACTTGTTCATCCACttcaaaataaagagagaaaaactggaaaagttaTTTCATCTCATTTCATTCCCAATGTGATTCATCCCTGAACCAGGCTGACTTTCTACAGAGGAAAGGGATGCTGTGCTGGGAAATCCCACACCACCCGGAATCAAACAGTAGCATCTCAGCAGGTAGGAACCTGAACCAAGGCCCACTGAACTCACCAgaagaactcccactgacttcagtgggctttggcaaAAGCCAGTGAGGACTTCTGTCTGGAGGGCGGCCATCATCCAGCATAAAAGACACGTCagaggatttaaaacaaacatatttgtcCTTCCACCTGCCCGCCCCCTCATTTCTAGATTGAACAAATcattgaaaaatacaatattaTTGCCACAAAACACACTTTTATTATTCTACGATATTTCCTTTATCATTTGCAGATGCCAGAACTGATCTCAAAACCTCACACGCTTACCTCATGATTGAATTCAAGACTACTTTCAAGAGTTGTGTTCCCTTTTCAGTGTAACTTATGCTGAGCTAGAAAAGGGGAAAGAACCAAAATCACTTGTACCAAAAAATCTCAGTTCTGAGTGGATCGGTCTAATGCTGTAGCCATTTGCAGAAATttgaaatgaaagatttttttccccacatccaAAATAAATGGTCTAATTTGCCTCTACCGTGCTTCTCGGTTCCAAATGGATCACATCAGGATGATGGATATGTTTATATCTGGTTTAGTGGCATATTAGTGCAAAATCCCTGAAGCATCTCAGAGCTCTGAATCTCTAGCCAGCCACTGATGGGATCATCAAAATGTTCTTCATCTCTCCTGGGAGCTGGGAAAAATCACATGTGCATTTGTTGGGTGTTTTGTTTActcttcttttttcctctttcaaagGGATGTGCTCATTGCAGAAATATGGATATGCTTCACATAGAGAAGCCCTTCTCTCCAGGAACAGGTTGTGAAATAGACTCAAAACTAAAGGGGTATATCCCGCTTTTAAGCCTAAAATCCCAAATGGGGGCTAAAGACACTCAGATAACACTGTCATAGAGCCTGGTCCTCATCAggtataaatcaacatagctccatatAGGTCAACAAAGATATTCTGATTTACATCCGCTGGGGAGCTCGCCAATTTtgatcaaattctgcccttggctaTGGTAGTGTAAATGCAGAGGaactccatggacttcactgCAGTTACGCTGGATTCACACAGAGAAAACCAAGAGCACAATTTGGCCCATGACATAGGCAAGATAGACATACCATGGAGCCAGAGGGATGGAGGCTG harbors:
- the LOC117876288 gene encoding LOW QUALITY PROTEIN: olfactory receptor 1052-like (The sequence of the model RefSeq protein was modified relative to this genomic sequence to represent the inferred CDS: deleted 1 base in 1 codon) — protein: MTGDNHTTVTKFILVGLTDCVELQVPLFVTFFSIYLITLLGNIGMILVIQIEPQLHTPMYFFLSNLSFLDVCYSSTIAPNMLVNFLVESKAISYSGCIMQYGFFVVFVTAEIFLLAVMAYDRYVAICNPLLYTVTMTKRVCITLVVGSYFSGLINSLINTSSLQRLSFCDSNVINNFYCDLTSLLKLSCSDVSVNERLLFTCGSLFEMSTFLIIIISYILIVIAVLRIRSVQGRRKAFATCASHLTAVTMFHGTIFFMYLRPSASYSLDTDQIASVFYTIVIPMLNPLIYSLRNRDVKCAVRKVLSRKVIITQ
- the LOC117876287 gene encoding olfactory receptor 1009-like, giving the protein MALGNYTTVTGFILQRITENPKLQIILFMAFSFIYFCTLVGNLGMIMLIHVDPRLHTSMYFFLSSLSLLDIGYSSVIAPKTLVIFSTETKDISFAGCVVQFFFLSLCANTELCLLAVMAYDRFVAICKPLLYHVVMSRRVCIQLVVGSYLYAFANAITHTSSLFSLSFCHFNVLDHFFCDIPPLQKISCSNTRIDELVHFTFAAIATIVTIVIILVSYTYIIFAILRICSSKGRRKAFNTCASHLTVVALLYGTLFFMYLRPSSSNSADQDKVVAVFYTLVIPMLNPLIYSLRNKEVKDALRRTIYQKIIPRCM